Genomic segment of Cottoperca gobio chromosome 6, fCotGob3.1, whole genome shotgun sequence:
TGTTAGgcctattctattctattatatatatctgttatattcaatatataatttttaattcaaatttaCTGGTATTAGCATGATTAATTACAATATTGCCAAAGATTGTTGTACAAGACTTACAATGTCACTATAATTCTGAATATAAGAAAATACAATAGATATTCACACAGCTGCTTATTATAGTTTATCAGGTACACCCAACAATGCAGTGAAACACAACAAACTTTGTAATCAATCCCAACTTCATGATAGTTGTAATTATAGCTGAAGTGAATCTTACTCAGTTAATTGTTAATTGTCTAATTCATTAAGACAAAATGccaattttcttcttcttctccaatgTAATGATTTTCTGCATGTCTCTGTTTTATaacattgtaaactgaatatatttggggttTTGAAAAAACAAGACATATCAAGTCACAGGAAATAAAgatatgacatttaaaaaaaacaatttgacaGTTATAGACTAAATAATGAGTCgataaattaaaaacatcattGAAAGcttaaacaataatgaaaacaatcaccagttgcagccctacttttaattgtgtgttcaatgtaatgtttaacattaacatatttaattttaaagtaCAACCTGGTTAGATCTTTTTCTTATTTAGTCTATTTTGTCATTATCGGGAGTTAATGATTGATGGTTATCTTTGTGTTGGAGAGAATGATGCAGGTTTGAGCAATGATGCCATGAGTTTAATGTTTAGCTGTGTGGTAAACAAACTGAAAGGCTGCATGTCAGCGAGTCACTCTGGGCTGATTAAGTTTGGGCTAATAAGTAATGTGGAATCAGAGCTGTGTGTTTAGTCCTGATACCAGGACACAGGTGATGACCATGGAAGAAATACTGAGCTGTGTGGACATGAAGTTGTATGTCCACATGCGTGAGTGCATGATATTATTGTTTGCTCTCAGCACTTGTTTGTAGTTTTTTGGAGCATGCGAGATGAGGAAGAACAGTATTTTCACAGTTGTATTATTATCTGAGGAAACAGAATGATTACTGATGGTCGAGTATTCACAGGATCGCTTGTTTGCACTAAGTGACGCAAAAACATGATCTTTTCATGATCAGTTACAATGGGACTTTTCCCATAATACTAAGCTTTTGTGTTTGAAAAGGAAGTGTCTTAATGACACTTATTTTCCTCTTCAGAGCTGTATGAACTATGaagtttattatttaatagAAGTTCATATTTTTtctaatgtaatatttacacaTGGTGTTATTTTCCATGCCGAGTCCTGCATGTTTTTTGACTTGATATACTACTTTCTTTACTTTGACTACTTTTGACTCATTTTTGAACTAGTGCTAAATATTATTATCTGTGCCTTTTAGTTTGGAAAATATAAGCAAGTTTCACCCTTCACACATGATTTAAATCAGGAAATATTTGGTCAACACTTTTCCATATTCAATAATATGTGACCACAATGTATTGAGGTTTGATACCCAGTGTGCAGTACTTATCCACCAGAATTTAATTCATGGCAGTGTGGAAACGGCGTtaaaaaacagcatttagacCTCTATGTTGGGAATCATGCATCATATGGTGTTTCACTGGAAGGCTCATGTTACAAAAGGCTGTTTAAGAAACCGAGAAAACATTACCGATTTAGAAGTACTATCAGTGGTTTCTACATTAACTGATTCCCTGAGTACATCGAACAGGTGGTCAGGTTTTTAGTTGATGCTTTGGAGCTGTTTTAAACTCAATGCTGACCTCTGCTGGTGCAAGACCACTTACTCTGCTTCACTCTCTCAACAGGTCTCCGGAGCAGAATGTAGTAAGTACACATatgctgtttctttattttgttgtgctacgtttctgttattttgtctgtatatatttaaagaaacataaattacCACACAGGCTTGTTAATTACATCACTCCTGACATTATCTCTGCAGAAATGTAGCTAAAAAATCAATTTGTGCTCTTTTCTTATTATTGGtcttgtctcttcttcttctccttcttcttctccttctccttcttctagATAGAGAATGTGACAGcaatgaaacaacaacaacaacaacaacaacaacaacaacaacaacaacagcactcACGTTTGAATCCAATCCAAACTGCACCTTCTCCATTGGAAACAATATCTCTGAAAACGGTTCAATAACTGGTTTGACTCCTGGAGCAAGCTATCAAATCTTCCATAATTGTTTGAACTGCTGCATACAGGCCACCACGAGTAAGCGTGTTAACTTTGTTGAATCATTCCAGACccttatacagtacagtacatacaacAGTATGAATAAACCACATATATCCAATACAAAGATGATAATACTGTGTAACACTAATGATGAGGGACgagaaaatgaaacataaatTATTTTCCCACACAACTTCTTTCTCACTCACAGAGCCTGAAGTCGTCCTGAACCTCACTGTTGATGAAATCACAACATCCTCTATATCTGTGAAGTGGATTAAACCAGAGGGAAACGGCTCTTCCTATAAAGTACGCTGGACTGATGGAAATATGAATTTTCGTGACCATGtgactgaaacaaatgtaaacattagtAACCTGACTGCTGGTGTCCAGTATGACATAACTGTTACTGCAGTGGCAGATGATGGCAGGACTGAAGGACACAGTGCTGCAATTTCTCAATACACAAGTAAGTAATCATTTAGATGTGGTTCCTAAAGTCAGGTAGTGAGAGTCTGCTGAAGACATCTGTGAGAGAAGACTGTCTGCAGTGATCACAAGCAGGTTGATACTCTGAGG
This window contains:
- the LOC115009340 gene encoding receptor-type tyrosine-protein phosphatase eta-like yields the protein MKLLLRSCSVSLWTLLFFSALLKVSGAECNRECDSNETTTTTTTTTTTTTTALTFESNPNCTFSIGNNISENGSITGLTPGASYQIFHNCLNCCIQATTKPEVVLNLTVDEITTSSISVKWIKPEGNGSSYKVRWTDGNMNFRDHVTETNVNISNLTAGVQYDITVTAVADDGRTEGHSAAISQYTKPEVVRNLTVTKITTSSISVKWIKPEGNGSSYKWQMMA